From the Candidatus Hydrogenedentota bacterium genome, the window ATCTGAATCGGCGAGACGCGGATTCGCCAAATCGCCTGGTAAGCGCCAACGAAACCGGGTGCCGTTCGGTTCGTTGGCCCCGGTTGGCGCTCACAGGCGATGTGCCGGGCCGGTCTTGTCTGACCCTCATGGGTGTGTTGAACTCCGGCCCCGTGCCGCGAATGCCAGCGTGTTCATGTTGCATTGCTTCCTATTATCCGGAGGCGACTGGGAGGTTCACGAATTCGTTTGGCAGCTCCGCGCAGCATGTTCTGATTGGGTCCTACCGGTCCTTTCGGAGCGCCTTGGCCAGCCTGAACGGCCTGATGCGCGGTCTCCTGTTTGAACTGCTTTCACCGGTAACGCTAGAATTCCGGCAGCCGGGACGGGTTGCGGGAGAGTTACGTCACAACGAAAGCGAGCTTGATGAGTATTAGTTTCTTCAACACTCTGACGCGGAGGAAAGACGAGTTTGTGCCGTTGCAGGAAGGCAAGGCAGGTGTCTACACCTGCGGCCCGACGGTGTACAACTATGCCCATATCGGGAACTTGCGGACGTTTCTGTTCGAGGACCTGCTCCGGCGGCACCTCGAGTACCGCGGATATGCGGTTACTCACGTGATGAACGTGACGGACGTCGAGGACAAGATTATCCGGGCCTGCCGCGAGACGGGCGAATCGCTGGAGTCGCTGACCGGCCGGTATACAAAGGCGTTTCTGGAGGATATGGACACCCTCCGCATCCTGCGTCCTCACGTGATGCCGCGGGCGACCGAAACGGTCCCGGATATGGTCGAGTTCATCAAGACGTTGCGCGAGCATGGCCACACCTATGAAGTCGATGGCAGCATTTATTTCCGCCTCTCGTCGTTCAGCAATTACGGCAAGCTCAGCGGGTTTGATATCGACGCGCTGAAGGCCAATGCCGACGGCCGCATCGACTCCGACGAATACGAAACCGACGACGCCCGCGATTTCGCCCTCTGGAAAGCCTGGGACGAGGACGACGGCGACATTTTCTGGGACACGGAGCTGGGGAAGGGGCGGCCGGGATGGCACATCGAGTGCTCGTGCATGAGCCGTAAATACCTCGGCGACACGTTCGATATCCACTGCGGGGGGATCGATCTGGTGTTCCCACATCATGAGAACGAGATCGCGCAGTCCGAGGCCGCGACGGGCAAACCCTTTGTGAAATACTGGCTTCATGCGGGCCATCTTCAGGTCGAAGGCCGCAAGATGGCGAAATCCTATGGCAACACGTACACCCTTCGCGATTTGCTCGACAAAGGTTACGACCCCCTGGCGATTCGCTGGGTGTTGTCGTCAACCCATTATCGGGAACCCAGCAACTTCACCTTCGACGGTCTCGAAGCGGCCGCCCAGTCGGTGCGGCGGATCCAGGATTTCCGTTTGCGGCTCAGGGAAGTGGCCGGCGACGGCGCCGAGCTGGTTGAAGAGACCGCCGCGTGCGAGAAAGCCTTTGGAGCGGCGCTGGACGACGATCTGAACATCTCGGCGGCGTTGGCGGTGATCTTTGACTTCGTCCGGGACACCAACAAATTGATTGACGGGGACTGCCTGGGCAAGGCGGGGGCAGAAAAGGCGTTGGCGCTGCTGGACCGGCTAGACGCCGTGTGCGGGCTTTTCCCCGAGAAGGAAGCCGGAGCGGCGCCGCAGGAAGTGCTTGAGCTGGTGAACGAGCGGCAGCGGGTGCGTCGCGAGAAAGACTTTTCCCGCGCCGACGAGATCCGCGATATCCTGAACGGAATGGGGTGGGTCGTCGAAGATACGCCCGACGGTCCCCGTGTGAAGAGGATCTAATGGTGCAATCCGGGCGGATTGCGTGACGCCGGATTGCGCGGGAGGGCAAGGTGATGCGAACCTCACGGTTGCAGGGGGTGCAGGCTCTTCATGATGTCGAGCAGCGGTCCTTTCGGCTCACCTTGTCCGTGGTTGAGCTGGTGCG encodes:
- the cysS gene encoding cysteine--tRNA ligase — encoded protein: MSISFFNTLTRRKDEFVPLQEGKAGVYTCGPTVYNYAHIGNLRTFLFEDLLRRHLEYRGYAVTHVMNVTDVEDKIIRACRETGESLESLTGRYTKAFLEDMDTLRILRPHVMPRATETVPDMVEFIKTLREHGHTYEVDGSIYFRLSSFSNYGKLSGFDIDALKANADGRIDSDEYETDDARDFALWKAWDEDDGDIFWDTELGKGRPGWHIECSCMSRKYLGDTFDIHCGGIDLVFPHHENEIAQSEAATGKPFVKYWLHAGHLQVEGRKMAKSYGNTYTLRDLLDKGYDPLAIRWVLSSTHYREPSNFTFDGLEAAAQSVRRIQDFRLRLREVAGDGAELVEETAACEKAFGAALDDDLNISAALAVIFDFVRDTNKLIDGDCLGKAGAEKALALLDRLDAVCGLFPEKEAGAAPQEVLELVNERQRVRREKDFSRADEIRDILNGMGWVVEDTPDGPRVKRI